A genome region from Archaeoglobus fulgidus DSM 4304 includes the following:
- a CDS encoding AF2331 family protein, which yields MPAYVFSKESFLKFLEGHLEDDVVVVVSSDVTDFCKKLSESMVGEKEYCFAEFAFPADIFDADEDEIDEMMKYAIVFVEKEKLSEAGRNAIR from the coding sequence ATGCCAGCCTACGTCTTCAGCAAGGAGAGCTTTCTGAAGTTTCTTGAGGGGCATCTGGAGGATGATGTTGTTGTCGTCGTCTCAAGCGATGTGACGGACTTCTGCAAGAAGCTCTCCGAGTCAATGGTTGGGGAGAAGGAGTACTGCTTTGCTGAATTTGCCTTTCCAGCAGACATCTTTGATGCGGACGAGGACGAGATTGACGAGATGATGAAGTACGCCATCGTTTTTGTGGAGAAGGAGAAGCTGAGCGAGGCGGGTAGAAACGCAATCAGATGA
- a CDS encoding flavodoxin family protein — protein sequence MNLYFFTFTGNSRKIAEMVADELAVELREIKSLRLPYIAWLLLSFVPCMAVKIDVQPPTGKEIILCFPKWTFNCPPVTAFLKKFAKGREIRMIICYGGFDERRYAEFYKSFALKCGAKKADYLLVKRRELRENPEKVRDNIKKWLKIS from the coding sequence GTGAACCTTTACTTCTTCACCTTCACCGGCAACAGCAGAAAAATTGCGGAAATGGTTGCAGATGAGCTCGCTGTTGAGTTAAGAGAAATCAAGAGCCTCAGGCTTCCCTACATTGCATGGCTTCTGCTCTCCTTCGTCCCCTGCATGGCAGTTAAAATTGACGTCCAGCCTCCGACAGGTAAAGAAATAATCCTTTGCTTCCCGAAATGGACTTTCAACTGCCCACCTGTAACAGCCTTCCTGAAAAAGTTCGCTAAAGGCAGGGAAATCCGAATGATAATCTGCTACGGTGGCTTTGACGAGAGAAGATATGCCGAATTTTACAAAAGCTTCGCTCTGAAGTGCGGAGCCAAAAAAGCTGATTACTTGCTCGTTAAGAGGAGGGAGCTAAGAGAGAACCCGGAAAAGGTTCGGGATAACATCAAAAAATGGCTGAAGATCAGCTAA
- a CDS encoding aconitase X catalytic domain-containing protein encodes MYLTKDEERLLESDNDTIRKCMEILVAEGEANEAERLVEVKSAHISGVSYDNIGEAGLEWLESLDAKLKVPATLNPAGMDVERWREMGIDEEFHEKQMRVLRVFERLGVRMTLTCTPYYLLRPEFGDHLAWAESSAIVYANSIIGARTERESGPSAIAAAIIGKIPYYGVHIKENRAPTIFVRLKGDLAAAGYKAGRELRDQIPYFVFDRSVTEEELKLLGAALAATGNTVMFHAENYTPEWKDFEKPAEKIEVDDRLERACEPDLITIGCPHASVRELETILKLMGGRKAKKEFWVFTARDVARKAEKIVQKLEELGVKVFSDTCMVVSPATSKFRCIMVNSGKALYYLPNKRDVDVAFGDLRKCVETAVS; translated from the coding sequence ATGTATCTGACAAAGGATGAGGAGAGGCTGCTTGAGAGTGACAACGATACAATAAGAAAGTGCATGGAAATTCTTGTTGCAGAAGGAGAGGCAAATGAGGCCGAAAGGCTTGTGGAGGTGAAATCGGCGCACATTTCCGGGGTTAGCTACGACAACATCGGTGAAGCTGGACTGGAGTGGCTTGAAAGTCTTGATGCCAAGCTGAAAGTTCCCGCAACGCTCAATCCTGCGGGCATGGATGTGGAGAGATGGAGGGAGATGGGTATAGATGAGGAGTTCCATGAGAAGCAGATGCGCGTTCTGAGAGTTTTTGAGAGGCTTGGGGTTAGGATGACTCTGACGTGCACACCCTACTACCTTCTCAGGCCAGAGTTCGGCGACCATCTGGCCTGGGCTGAAAGCTCTGCAATAGTCTACGCAAACTCCATAATAGGGGCGAGAACTGAGAGGGAGAGCGGGCCATCAGCAATAGCTGCTGCCATAATCGGCAAAATTCCCTACTACGGTGTGCACATAAAGGAGAACAGGGCACCGACAATCTTCGTCAGGCTAAAGGGTGACCTTGCAGCAGCGGGTTACAAGGCTGGAAGGGAGTTGAGAGACCAAATACCCTACTTCGTCTTTGACAGGAGCGTGACTGAGGAGGAGTTAAAGCTTCTCGGTGCGGCGCTTGCCGCAACCGGAAATACCGTGATGTTTCATGCTGAAAATTACACTCCCGAGTGGAAGGATTTTGAGAAGCCGGCTGAAAAAATCGAGGTTGACGATAGGCTTGAAAGGGCGTGTGAGCCAGATTTAATCACAATTGGATGTCCTCACGCCTCTGTCAGGGAGCTTGAAACGATCTTAAAGCTGATGGGGGGCAGAAAAGCCAAAAAAGAGTTCTGGGTGTTTACAGCAAGAGATGTTGCGAGAAAAGCTGAAAAAATCGTCCAGAAGCTTGAGGAACTTGGCGTAAAAGTTTTCTCGGACACCTGCATGGTGGTGTCACCGGCAACCTCAAAGTTCAGGTGCATTATGGTGAACTCTGGAAAGGCGCTGTACTACCTCCCGAACAAAAGGGATGTTGATGTAGCCTTTGGCGACTTAAGGAAGTGCGTCGAGACGGCCGTTAGCTGA
- the speE gene encoding spermidine synthase, with protein MVWFFEYYDGCGLAIKVKKKLYEAEGVQKVEIYETESMGKMLVIDGKIQLTELDEPFYHEMLVHVPMLSHENPRKVAVIGGGDGGALREVLKHNVERAVLVDIDRNVIDLSRKFLKIDHGAFEDERVEIAIMDGKEFLRDCEIFDVIIVDSTDPVGVSDTLFDREFFELARQKCDVISLQSQSPLIQKEYFRTLLVNSAPFERRDVYLSCVPTYPLALWSFIIGGEYDFSNLEERFERIKGKTVHYNPDVHRAAFALPEWLKKEVEACI; from the coding sequence ATGGTTTGGTTCTTCGAGTACTACGACGGATGCGGCCTGGCAATCAAAGTGAAAAAGAAGCTTTACGAGGCAGAAGGGGTTCAGAAAGTCGAGATTTATGAGACCGAATCGATGGGAAAAATGCTCGTCATCGATGGAAAAATTCAGCTCACAGAACTTGATGAACCCTTCTACCACGAAATGCTCGTTCACGTTCCGATGCTTTCCCACGAAAATCCGAGAAAGGTTGCGGTCATAGGTGGTGGTGACGGTGGAGCGCTGAGAGAGGTTCTGAAGCACAATGTTGAGAGGGCGGTGCTGGTTGACATAGACAGGAACGTTATCGACCTATCAAGAAAGTTTTTGAAGATTGACCACGGTGCATTCGAGGACGAGAGGGTTGAGATAGCGATTATGGATGGAAAGGAGTTTCTGAGAGACTGCGAGATTTTTGATGTGATCATAGTGGACAGCACTGATCCAGTAGGTGTTAGCGACACGCTCTTCGACAGAGAGTTCTTCGAGCTTGCGAGGCAAAAATGCGATGTGATAAGCCTTCAGTCTCAGTCTCCTCTAATTCAGAAGGAGTACTTCAGAACGCTGCTTGTCAACTCCGCCCCCTTTGAAAGGAGGGATGTTTACCTGTCATGCGTTCCGACCTACCCTCTTGCCCTCTGGAGCTTTATAATTGGTGGAGAATACGACTTCAGCAATCTTGAGGAAAGATTTGAAAGAATAAAGGGGAAAACCGTTCACTACAACCCTGATGTCCACAGAGCTGCATTTGCTTTGCCTGAGTGGCTCAAAAAGGAGGTGGAAGCATGTATCTGA
- a CDS encoding hydrolase, translating to MALVVVDVQEKLAPHIEGIEEMLKRTVKLVKAIVALKQPVIFTEQIKLGKTVDELAEYAEEPIVKSTFSCYKDENFRRKIEELKPEKVILAGIEAHICVLQTAIDMKRAGYDVYVVADCTGSRKAEDKEIALMRLAGEGIKLTTWESIVYELLESAEHPAFREILQIVKN from the coding sequence ATGGCTCTGGTCGTGGTGGACGTGCAGGAGAAGCTTGCCCCACACATTGAAGGAATTGAAGAGATGCTGAAAAGGACGGTAAAGCTCGTTAAAGCTATAGTCGCCTTAAAACAGCCGGTTATCTTCACAGAGCAGATAAAGCTCGGCAAAACGGTTGATGAGCTTGCTGAATACGCTGAAGAGCCAATAGTAAAGTCTACCTTCAGCTGCTACAAAGACGAGAACTTCAGAAGAAAAATAGAAGAGCTTAAGCCTGAGAAAGTAATTCTGGCAGGAATAGAGGCGCACATCTGCGTTCTGCAGACAGCAATCGACATGAAGAGGGCTGGGTACGATGTTTACGTCGTCGCTGACTGCACAGGCTCGAGGAAAGCTGAGGACAAGGAAATTGCGTTAATGAGGCTCGCTGGTGAGGGAATAAAGCTTACCACGTGGGAGAGCATAGTTTACGAGCTTCTCGAGTCTGCAGAACATCCTGCGTTCAGGGAAATTCTACAGATAGTGAAAAATTGA
- a CDS encoding alpha/beta fold hydrolase → MERITLEIDALKISVLKGKEKDVMYIHGSGCDATLWERQLEDVGGYAIDLPNHGRSCAAEIRDIGDYAYFVAKTVKKLMGKAVIVGHSLGGAVAQKIYLEYPKVVKALVLVGTGARLRVMPEILTMLKEKPAEAAELVSKYAFSNQELAKEFSKVFAERAGVLHLDLSLCDRFDLLEDYRSGKVKVDIPTLLIVGEKDALTPVKYSEFFKKHIPSAEMVVIPEAGHMVMLEKPDEFNRALKNFIEKL, encoded by the coding sequence ATGGAAAGAATAACTCTCGAAATCGACGCCCTGAAGATTTCCGTGCTTAAAGGGAAGGAGAAAGACGTGATGTACATCCATGGCTCGGGATGCGATGCAACTCTCTGGGAAAGGCAGCTTGAGGATGTTGGAGGCTACGCCATTGACCTGCCTAACCACGGCCGTAGCTGCGCGGCGGAGATAAGGGACATTGGTGATTACGCCTACTTCGTTGCAAAGACCGTGAAAAAGCTCATGGGCAAGGCTGTTATAGTCGGTCACAGCCTCGGAGGAGCGGTTGCACAGAAAATCTATCTTGAGTATCCGAAGGTTGTGAAGGCTCTGGTGCTCGTTGGAACAGGGGCAAGGCTAAGAGTTATGCCCGAAATTCTAACTATGCTTAAGGAGAAGCCCGCAGAGGCTGCAGAATTGGTTTCAAAGTATGCTTTCTCGAACCAAGAGCTTGCAAAGGAGTTCTCTAAAGTTTTTGCGGAGAGGGCGGGGGTTCTCCATCTCGACCTCTCCCTCTGCGACAGATTCGACCTTCTCGAAGACTACAGGAGCGGAAAAGTAAAGGTGGATATCCCAACGCTTCTCATCGTTGGGGAGAAAGACGCTTTAACACCCGTGAAGTACTCCGAGTTCTTCAAAAAGCACATTCCGTCAGCGGAAATGGTTGTTATCCCGGAAGCGGGCCACATGGTTATGCTTGAAAAGCCCGATGAGTTTAACAGAGCCCTAAAAAATTTTATTGAGAAGCTGTAA